One window of the Gordonia westfalica genome contains the following:
- a CDS encoding thiolase domain-containing protein, producing the protein MTLPPIAIIGFAHSPNVVGTHGTTNGVEMLIPCFDKLYAELGIARTDIEFWCSGSSDYLAGRAFSFISAIDSIGAMPPINESHVEMDGAWALYEAWVKIATGEVDLALAYGFGKASAGNTDQTLALQTDPYTVAPLRPDARSLAALQARAGIDAGTWTEADMAAIGARTSGGSVDDLLASDYVANPLRRHDIAPYTDAAAAVVIASERKARELVANPAFVTGWDHRIDTPNFGARDLTVSPSTKLAGDTAFGDGSRAVDVAEIHAAYSHQEIIVRNALGLPDSVRINPSGGALAGNSLFSAGLQRIGYAAHEILAGNAGSAVAHASSGPLLQQNMVVTLSDQKNSGGGN; encoded by the coding sequence ATGACACTGCCACCGATCGCGATCATCGGGTTCGCCCACAGCCCCAACGTCGTCGGCACCCACGGCACCACCAATGGCGTCGAGATGCTCATCCCGTGCTTCGACAAGCTCTACGCCGAACTCGGCATCGCCCGCACCGACATCGAGTTCTGGTGCAGCGGATCGTCGGATTATCTTGCCGGACGGGCCTTCTCGTTCATCTCGGCGATCGACTCGATCGGCGCGATGCCGCCGATCAACGAGTCCCACGTCGAGATGGACGGCGCCTGGGCGCTCTATGAGGCCTGGGTGAAGATCGCCACCGGCGAGGTCGACCTGGCGCTCGCCTACGGCTTCGGCAAGGCCTCCGCAGGCAACACCGACCAGACCCTCGCACTGCAGACCGACCCGTACACGGTCGCACCGCTGCGTCCCGACGCCCGGTCGCTCGCCGCTCTCCAGGCGCGGGCCGGCATCGACGCCGGGACCTGGACCGAGGCCGACATGGCCGCCATCGGCGCCCGTACGTCCGGCGGTTCCGTCGACGACCTGCTGGCGAGCGACTACGTCGCGAATCCCCTGCGCCGCCACGACATCGCGCCCTACACCGACGCCGCAGCGGCGGTCGTCATCGCCAGCGAACGCAAAGCCCGTGAACTGGTGGCCAATCCGGCGTTCGTCACCGGCTGGGACCATCGGATCGACACCCCGAACTTCGGGGCACGGGACCTCACCGTCTCGCCGTCGACCAAGCTCGCCGGCGACACCGCGTTCGGCGACGGCAGCCGCGCGGTGGACGTCGCCGAGATCCACGCGGCGTACTCGCACCAGGAGATCATCGTCCGCAACGCTCTGGGTCTCCCGGATTCGGTGCGGATCAATCCCTCGGGCGGCGCGCTGGCCGGCAACTCGCTGTTCTCCGCGGGGCTGCAGCGTATCGGCTATGCGGCACACGAGATCCTCGCCGGCAACGCCGGAAGCGCCGTCGCCCATGCGTCGAGCGGTCCGCTGCTGCAGCAGAACATGGTGGTCACCCTGAGCGACCAGAAAAACTCCGGAGGCGGGAACTGA
- a CDS encoding Zn-ribbon domain-containing OB-fold protein: MSVTSPAAGSPTAEVPEPKSPILTAPLINSFDYTRSLGPVLSQFALALRDGRIVGSKGSDGKVSVPPVEFDPVTGKQSTEIVEVSSVGTVTSWTWHDDPVPGQPLDKPFAWALIKLDGADTALLHAVSVDSASDISTGQRVHAVFSAARIGRIDDIAYFAPGESPQAAPENTADAPKGAEDGLVVIPTPVTTEITHSANEEESVYLEGLKAGKLIGTRIGSGVDAGRVYFPPRGVSPADGSRAVERVELAHTGIVTTFCIVNVPFQGQRIKPPYVAAYVLLDGADIPFLHLILDCEAADVRMGMRVKAVWLPEDEWEHSIGNISHFAPTGEPDAEYETYRAHL; the protein is encoded by the coding sequence ATGAGCGTAACGTCTCCGGCCGCCGGCAGTCCCACTGCCGAGGTGCCCGAGCCGAAGTCCCCGATCCTGACCGCTCCCCTGATCAACTCCTTCGACTACACACGGTCGCTGGGTCCGGTGCTGAGCCAGTTCGCGCTCGCACTGCGCGACGGCCGCATCGTCGGGTCGAAGGGCAGCGACGGCAAGGTCTCCGTGCCGCCCGTCGAGTTCGATCCCGTCACCGGCAAGCAGTCGACGGAGATCGTGGAGGTCTCGAGCGTCGGCACCGTCACCAGCTGGACATGGCACGACGATCCCGTCCCCGGACAGCCGCTCGACAAGCCCTTCGCGTGGGCCCTGATCAAACTCGACGGCGCGGACACCGCACTGCTGCACGCGGTTTCGGTGGACTCCGCGTCGGACATCTCGACCGGCCAGCGGGTGCACGCGGTCTTCTCCGCCGCCCGGATCGGCCGGATCGACGACATCGCGTACTTCGCACCCGGCGAGAGCCCCCAGGCCGCGCCGGAGAACACCGCCGACGCCCCCAAAGGCGCCGAGGACGGGCTCGTCGTCATCCCTACACCCGTCACGACCGAGATCACGCACTCCGCCAACGAGGAGGAGTCCGTCTACCTCGAGGGCCTCAAGGCGGGCAAGCTGATCGGAACCCGGATCGGTTCGGGAGTCGATGCCGGCCGCGTCTACTTCCCGCCCCGCGGGGTGAGTCCCGCCGACGGGTCACGGGCCGTCGAGCGCGTCGAACTCGCGCACACCGGCATCGTGACGACGTTCTGCATCGTCAACGTGCCGTTCCAGGGACAGCGGATCAAGCCGCCCTACGTCGCCGCATATGTGTTGCTCGACGGTGCGGACATCCCCTTCCTGCACCTGATCCTCGACTGCGAGGCCGCCGATGTCCGAATGGGCATGCGCGTCAAGGCCGTCTGGCTGCCCGAGGACGAGTGGGAACACTCGATCGGCAACATCAGCCACTTCGCACCCACCGGCGAACCCGATGCCGAGTACGAGACCTACCGAGCCCACCTGTGA
- a CDS encoding LLM class F420-dependent oxidoreductase: MKLGLQLGYWGADPIPNAPELIAVAEECGFDAVFTAESWGSDAYTPLAWWGAATSRIRLGTAVAQLSARPPTSLAMHALTLDHLSSGRHIVGLGVSGPQVVEGWYGEPFAKPLARTREYVQVVRDVLARADKVTNDGPHYPLPYPADGPGATGLGKPLKPITHPLRADLPIWLGAEGPKNVAQTAEIADGWLAIFFSLGLADQYNSWLDEGFARPGARRSREDFEVAATVQVVITDDVASAIERYRPSTALYVGGMGAKEKNFHAELYKRMGYGDAVDEIVGLFLSGKKAEAMAAVPDEMVRETMLVGTADEVRAQIKEWEAAGVTMLMVTARDTDTIRQLAALV, translated from the coding sequence ATGAAGCTCGGTCTGCAACTCGGATATTGGGGTGCCGATCCGATCCCGAACGCGCCGGAGTTGATCGCGGTGGCCGAGGAATGCGGGTTCGACGCGGTGTTCACCGCGGAGTCCTGGGGGTCCGACGCGTATACGCCGCTCGCGTGGTGGGGTGCGGCGACCTCGCGCATCCGATTGGGTACCGCGGTGGCCCAGTTGTCGGCGCGGCCGCCGACGTCGCTGGCGATGCACGCGCTCACCCTCGATCACCTGTCGAGCGGCCGGCACATCGTCGGACTCGGTGTCTCCGGTCCGCAGGTGGTGGAGGGGTGGTACGGCGAACCGTTCGCAAAACCGTTGGCGCGCACCCGCGAATACGTTCAGGTGGTGCGTGACGTACTCGCCCGCGCCGACAAGGTCACGAACGACGGGCCGCACTATCCGCTGCCGTATCCGGCCGATGGACCCGGCGCCACCGGACTCGGCAAACCGCTCAAGCCGATCACGCATCCGCTGCGCGCCGACCTCCCGATCTGGCTGGGTGCCGAGGGGCCGAAGAACGTCGCGCAGACCGCCGAGATCGCCGACGGCTGGCTCGCCATCTTCTTCAGCCTCGGACTCGCCGACCAGTACAACTCCTGGCTCGACGAGGGATTCGCCCGGCCGGGTGCTCGTCGAAGTCGTGAGGACTTCGAGGTCGCCGCCACCGTGCAGGTCGTCATCACCGACGACGTGGCGTCGGCGATCGAACGGTACCGGCCGTCGACCGCGCTGTACGTCGGCGGGATGGGCGCCAAGGAGAAGAACTTTCACGCCGAGCTCTACAAGCGGATGGGATACGGCGACGCGGTCGACGAGATCGTCGGCCTGTTCCTGAGCGGCAAGAAGGCCGAGGCGATGGCCGCTGTGCCCGACGAGATGGTCCGCGAGACGATGCTCGTGGGTACCGCCGACGAGGTCCGCGCGCAGATCAAGGAGTGGGAGGCCGCGGGCGTCACCATGCTGATGGTCACCGCACGCGACACCGACACGATCCGGCAGCTGGCGGCGCTGGTGTAG
- a CDS encoding TIGR03617 family F420-dependent LLM class oxidoreductase produces the protein MRIHTALFGPQQAAERTHALRDVGLDGVFTFDGPHDVFSPLFGAAGVADVALMTNVAIAFPRNPITLAHQANDLQLLSGGRFTLGLGTQIRPQIEKRFGVPFERPVDRMVEFVSALRAIFDCWQNGTRLDFDGEFYRHRLMTPMFNPGPNPHGVPPIFVGALGPRLTRAVAEHADGLLVMPFTTDRFVRESILPRVDAGLAASGRTRADFSVVPEIIVATGRTEEEFDTSVDAARRLLSFYGSTPAYRPVLEMHGYGDLQTELNLLSKQGRWAEMVGLVDDDLLELIAAHGSPRDVAATIRARSHDIATDVAIYQPFPLADETLAEIMDSL, from the coding sequence GTGAGAATCCACACCGCGCTCTTCGGCCCGCAGCAGGCGGCCGAACGCACCCACGCACTGCGAGACGTCGGGCTCGACGGGGTCTTCACCTTCGACGGTCCGCACGACGTCTTCAGTCCGCTGTTCGGCGCGGCCGGCGTCGCCGACGTCGCGCTGATGACCAACGTCGCCATCGCGTTTCCGCGCAATCCGATCACGCTCGCCCACCAGGCCAACGATCTGCAACTACTCAGCGGCGGCCGGTTCACCCTCGGCCTGGGCACCCAGATCCGCCCGCAGATCGAGAAGCGGTTCGGGGTTCCGTTCGAGCGTCCGGTCGACCGGATGGTCGAGTTCGTCTCCGCTTTGCGCGCGATCTTCGACTGCTGGCAGAACGGCACCCGCCTGGACTTCGACGGCGAGTTCTACCGCCATCGACTCATGACGCCGATGTTCAACCCGGGACCCAACCCGCACGGGGTGCCGCCCATCTTCGTCGGCGCGTTGGGGCCGCGCCTCACCCGCGCGGTCGCCGAACATGCCGACGGCCTGCTGGTGATGCCGTTCACCACCGACAGATTCGTTCGCGAATCGATCCTGCCGCGCGTCGACGCCGGACTCGCCGCGTCCGGGCGCACCCGTGCGGACTTCTCGGTGGTCCCGGAGATCATCGTGGCCACCGGCCGCACCGAGGAGGAGTTCGACACCTCCGTCGACGCGGCCCGGCGCCTGCTCTCGTTCTACGGTTCGACACCCGCCTATCGACCGGTGCTCGAGATGCACGGTTACGGCGACCTCCAGACCGAGCTGAACCTGTTGTCCAAGCAGGGCCGCTGGGCCGAGATGGTCGGGCTCGTCGACGACGATCTGCTCGAACTCATCGCCGCCCACGGCAGCCCCCGGGATGTCGCCGCGACGATCCGGGCACGGTCGCACGACATCGCCACGGATGTGGCCATCTACCAACCGTTTCCGCTCGCCGACGAGACGCTCGCGGAGATCATGGACAGCCTCTGA
- a CDS encoding crotonase/enoyl-CoA hydratase family protein — MTTATPTESVTDRAPECLVEKRGHILIVTMNRPEARNALSTEMMRIMTEAWDQVDSDPDIRVAILTGAGGYFCAGADLKSMNKKAPGDTVDSGAWNPASLPALLKGRRLTKPLIAAVEGPAIAGGTEILQGTDIRIAGESAKFGVSEARWGLYPMGGSAVRLVRQIPYTVACDILLTGRHVTAREALEYGLIGHVVDDGKALDKALELAEKIAANGPLAVQGILKTIRDTEGLHELDAFELDAEIGVAVFKSKDAKVGPRAFAEKRTPEFTGE; from the coding sequence ATGACCACAGCCACCCCCACCGAGTCCGTCACCGACAGGGCTCCCGAGTGCCTCGTCGAGAAGCGCGGGCACATCCTCATCGTCACGATGAACCGTCCGGAGGCGCGTAACGCGCTGTCCACCGAGATGATGCGGATCATGACCGAGGCCTGGGACCAGGTCGACTCCGATCCCGACATCCGGGTCGCGATCCTCACCGGCGCGGGCGGCTACTTCTGCGCGGGCGCCGACCTGAAGAGCATGAACAAGAAGGCCCCCGGCGACACCGTCGACTCCGGCGCCTGGAACCCCGCCTCGTTGCCGGCCCTGCTGAAGGGGCGTCGTCTCACCAAACCGCTCATCGCCGCGGTCGAGGGCCCGGCCATCGCCGGCGGCACCGAGATCCTGCAGGGCACCGACATCCGCATCGCCGGTGAGAGCGCGAAGTTCGGTGTCTCCGAAGCACGTTGGGGCCTGTACCCGATGGGCGGCAGCGCCGTGCGACTCGTTCGCCAGATCCCGTACACCGTCGCCTGCGACATCCTGCTCACCGGCCGTCACGTCACCGCGCGCGAAGCCCTCGAGTACGGCCTCATCGGGCACGTCGTCGACGACGGCAAAGCCCTCGACAAGGCGCTCGAACTCGCCGAGAAGATCGCCGCCAACGGCCCGCTCGCCGTCCAGGGCATCCTCAAGACCATCCGCGACACCGAGGGCCTGCACGAACTCGATGCCTTCGAGCTCGACGCCGAGATCGGCGTCGCGGTCTTCAAGTCGAAGGACGCCAAGGTCGGCCCCCGCGCGTTCGCCGAGAAGCGCACCCCGGAGTTCACCGGCGAGTGA
- a CDS encoding acyl-CoA synthetase, whose amino-acid sequence MAYTIADLIEHAVDLVPERVALESGDRSRTYAELEARSNALAHKLRELGVQPGDRVGLYSRNTIESVESMIAIFKARAVMVNVNYRYVEAELEHIFTDSGLKVLIHERRFAGRVCNTLPKSPAIEYRIAIEDGSSEDLCCEGHGDAIRFEDAIAGSSAERDFEDRSNDDLYMLYTGGTTGKPKGVVWRQEDVWRVLGGGIDWYTSEPVPDEWHLAKTGAEGGQLVRYPIPPFIHGGSQWAIFQSLFAGGKAVVYPEFSGSSAWEIVERHKVNVVFITGDAMGRPMVEALGQGKEYDLSSVLSIASSACLFSPSVKEQFLERFPNAVIVDAIGSSETGFGGLGIVAKGTPHTGGPRVNADSETHVLREDGTPVEPGSGEVGVLARSGHVPLRYHNDPEKSAKTFKVFDGVRYSLPGDNAVLEADGSITMLGRGSVSINTGGEKVFPEEVEGALKAHPDVFDTVVVGVADDRWGQRVAAVIAGRDGARPTLESLNDVVRKELAGYKCPRSVWFVDEIKRSPAGKPDYRWGAAVTAERPADEAL is encoded by the coding sequence ATGGCCTATACGATCGCCGACCTCATCGAGCATGCCGTCGACCTTGTTCCCGAGCGCGTCGCCCTGGAATCCGGCGACCGCTCCCGGACCTATGCCGAACTCGAGGCGCGGTCCAATGCCCTCGCCCACAAGCTCCGCGAGCTGGGTGTGCAGCCCGGCGATCGGGTGGGCCTGTACAGCAGAAACACCATCGAGTCGGTCGAGTCGATGATCGCCATCTTCAAGGCCCGGGCGGTCATGGTGAACGTCAACTACCGTTACGTCGAGGCCGAGCTCGAACACATCTTCACCGACTCCGGGCTGAAGGTGCTGATCCATGAGCGCCGCTTCGCGGGACGAGTGTGCAACACGTTACCGAAATCGCCCGCGATCGAGTACCGCATCGCCATCGAGGACGGCTCGTCGGAAGACCTGTGCTGTGAGGGTCACGGCGACGCGATCCGGTTCGAGGACGCGATCGCCGGATCGTCGGCGGAACGCGATTTCGAGGACCGCTCGAACGACGACCTGTACATGCTCTACACCGGCGGCACGACCGGGAAACCCAAGGGCGTCGTCTGGCGCCAAGAGGATGTGTGGCGGGTCCTCGGTGGCGGAATCGACTGGTACACCAGCGAACCCGTGCCCGACGAGTGGCACCTGGCGAAGACCGGTGCCGAGGGCGGCCAGCTCGTGCGGTACCCGATCCCGCCGTTCATCCACGGCGGCTCCCAGTGGGCCATCTTCCAGTCGCTGTTCGCCGGCGGAAAAGCGGTGGTGTACCCCGAATTCAGCGGCTCGTCGGCCTGGGAGATCGTCGAACGGCACAAGGTCAACGTCGTGTTCATCACCGGAGATGCCATGGGGCGCCCCATGGTCGAGGCGCTGGGGCAGGGCAAGGAGTACGACCTGTCGAGCGTCCTCTCCATCGCCTCGTCGGCCTGCCTCTTCTCGCCGAGCGTGAAAGAGCAGTTCCTGGAACGATTCCCGAACGCGGTGATTGTCGATGCGATCGGCTCGTCGGAAACCGGCTTCGGCGGTCTGGGCATCGTCGCGAAGGGCACGCCGCACACCGGTGGCCCGCGCGTGAACGCCGACAGCGAGACCCACGTTCTCCGCGAGGACGGTACGCCGGTGGAGCCGGGCAGCGGCGAGGTCGGGGTGTTGGCGCGGTCCGGGCATGTGCCGCTGCGCTATCACAACGATCCGGAGAAGTCGGCGAAGACGTTCAAGGTCTTCGACGGCGTGCGCTATTCGCTGCCCGGCGACAACGCGGTACTCGAGGCAGACGGCAGCATCACCATGCTCGGCCGCGGCTCGGTGTCGATCAACACCGGCGGCGAGAAGGTCTTCCCCGAAGAGGTCGAGGGTGCGCTCAAGGCACATCCCGACGTCTTCGACACCGTCGTGGTGGGCGTCGCCGACGACCGCTGGGGTCAGCGGGTCGCCGCGGTGATCGCGGGCCGCGACGGAGCACGCCCCACCCTGGAGAGCCTCAACGACGTGGTGCGCAAGGAACTGGCGGGCTACAAGTGCCCGCGCAGCGTCTGGTTCGTCGACGAGATCAAGCGGTCGCCCGCAGGTAAACCCGACTATCGCTGGGGGGCGGCGGTCACCGCCGAACGACCCGCCGACGAGGCGCTGTAG
- a CDS encoding NAD(P)H-dependent flavin oxidoreductase, translating into MRTELADKFGIEYPIFGFTPSQDVAAAISRAGGLGVLGCVRFNEAEELDEVLEWMHENTDGKPFGVDIVMPAKIPTEGSKVDLDSMIPPEHRAFVERTLDDLGVPPLPGEDRVNAGVLGWLHSVARSHVDVAMEHRRKYGQIKLIANALGSPPADVIQTSHDNGVLVAALAGAKDHALHHVEAGVDIVIAQGYEGGGHTGEVTSMILWPELVDAVGDTAPVLAAGGVGSGRQIAAAIALGAQGVWMGTYWLTAAEYKLGVPEGSDQPSTVQQALLKATSRDTVRRRIYSGKPARLLKTAWTDAWDAENAPDPLPMPLQNLLVAEAHARISAADNPDVVAMPAGQIVGRCNAITPVADLIADLVSEYEEAVGRMNKTLHG; encoded by the coding sequence ATGCGTACCGAACTGGCCGACAAGTTCGGCATCGAATACCCGATCTTCGGTTTCACCCCCAGTCAGGACGTCGCGGCGGCGATCAGCCGAGCCGGTGGACTCGGCGTGCTCGGCTGCGTGCGTTTCAACGAGGCCGAGGAGCTCGACGAGGTCCTCGAGTGGATGCACGAGAACACCGACGGCAAGCCGTTCGGCGTCGACATCGTGATGCCGGCCAAGATCCCCACCGAGGGTTCCAAGGTCGACCTGGATTCGATGATCCCGCCGGAGCATCGGGCGTTCGTCGAGCGCACCCTCGATGATCTCGGTGTTCCGCCATTGCCCGGTGAGGACCGCGTCAACGCGGGCGTCCTGGGCTGGCTGCATTCGGTGGCGCGTTCACACGTCGACGTCGCGATGGAGCACCGTCGTAAGTACGGGCAGATCAAGCTGATCGCGAATGCACTCGGTTCGCCGCCGGCGGATGTCATCCAGACCTCCCACGACAACGGCGTGCTGGTCGCGGCGCTGGCCGGCGCGAAAGATCATGCGCTGCACCACGTCGAGGCCGGCGTCGACATCGTCATCGCCCAGGGCTACGAGGGAGGCGGCCACACCGGCGAGGTCACCTCGATGATCCTGTGGCCCGAACTCGTCGACGCGGTCGGCGACACCGCACCTGTGCTCGCCGCCGGCGGCGTCGGAAGTGGGCGTCAGATCGCCGCCGCCATCGCGCTCGGTGCGCAGGGCGTGTGGATGGGCACGTACTGGCTGACCGCCGCCGAGTACAAACTCGGCGTACCCGAGGGCTCGGACCAGCCGTCGACCGTGCAGCAGGCGCTACTCAAGGCGACGTCGCGGGACACGGTGCGTCGTCGTATCTACTCCGGCAAGCCGGCGCGGCTGCTGAAGACCGCCTGGACCGATGCCTGGGACGCCGAGAACGCTCCCGACCCGCTGCCGATGCCACTGCAGAACCTGCTGGTCGCCGAGGCGCACGCACGGATCTCGGCGGCCGACAATCCCGACGTCGTCGCGATGCCTGCCGGCCAGATCGTCGGACGTTGCAACGCGATCACCCCGGTCGCCGACCTCATCGCCGACCTCGTCAGCGAGTACGAGGAAGCAGTCGGCCGGATGAACAAGACACTCCACGGCTGA
- a CDS encoding long-chain-fatty-acid--CoA ligase, with amino-acid sequence MSVPGAVTQPTTVTGLLADLTEVTDRGVHFEEEFTPWARHLHDAAARAGVLLEWLSPDRPPHVGVLLSNTPEFSALFAAAARHGFVLVGLNTTRRGTALAADVARADCQIVLCGSDTRDLLADVDLGDVRVVDVDGPEWSAALSDDLAAPVVDAAPDDLLMLIFTSGTTGDPKAVRCKHRTFAVSGPMLAERFEIGADDVVYLSMPMFHSNAMIAGWSVAVAGGASIALRRSFSARGFVADLHRYGVTYANYVGKPLNYILATDPHPDDASSSLRIMYGNEASAVDRQRFTERFGCRVVDGFGSTEGGVAITRTPDTPHDALGPLRAPTAVVDVETGEPVPTGAIGEIVNSSGPGLFAGYYNDPDATAERMRGGIYHTGDLAWVDDDGYLHFAGRLGDWLRVDGENLGTGPIERILLRHPQIRQVAVHGIPVEIGDEIEAVVVADGDLDSGEFTEFLSAQDDLGPKQWPHRVRIVDSLPETATFKTVKRLLAANPEPPTWRREGRAYYP; translated from the coding sequence GTGAGTGTTCCCGGAGCCGTGACCCAGCCGACCACGGTCACCGGCCTGCTCGCCGACCTGACAGAGGTCACCGACCGCGGGGTGCACTTCGAGGAGGAGTTCACGCCCTGGGCACGCCATCTGCACGATGCCGCGGCGCGAGCCGGTGTGCTGCTCGAGTGGTTGTCGCCGGACCGACCTCCCCATGTCGGCGTACTGCTCTCCAACACACCGGAGTTCAGCGCCCTGTTCGCGGCAGCTGCGCGGCACGGCTTCGTGCTCGTCGGGCTGAACACGACCCGACGCGGCACCGCGCTGGCCGCCGACGTCGCGCGCGCCGACTGCCAGATCGTGCTGTGCGGCAGCGACACCCGCGACCTGCTCGCCGACGTCGATCTCGGTGATGTCCGCGTCGTCGACGTCGATGGTCCGGAGTGGTCAGCGGCTCTGTCCGACGATCTCGCGGCACCTGTCGTCGACGCCGCGCCCGACGACCTGCTGATGCTGATCTTCACCTCGGGAACCACCGGCGACCCGAAGGCCGTTCGCTGCAAGCATCGCACCTTCGCGGTCAGCGGACCGATGCTCGCCGAGCGTTTCGAGATCGGCGCCGACGACGTCGTCTATCTGTCGATGCCGATGTTCCACTCGAACGCGATGATCGCGGGCTGGAGTGTGGCAGTCGCCGGCGGCGCGTCGATCGCTCTGCGCCGCAGCTTCTCCGCACGCGGCTTCGTCGCCGACCTCCACCGCTATGGCGTGACCTACGCCAACTACGTCGGCAAGCCGCTCAACTACATCCTCGCCACCGACCCGCATCCCGACGACGCATCGAGTTCGCTGCGGATCATGTACGGCAACGAGGCGTCGGCGGTCGACCGGCAGCGCTTCACCGAGAGGTTCGGTTGCCGAGTCGTCGACGGATTCGGTTCCACCGAAGGCGGTGTCGCCATCACGCGCACGCCGGACACCCCGCACGACGCGCTGGGTCCGCTTCGTGCACCGACGGCCGTCGTCGACGTCGAGACCGGAGAACCCGTGCCGACCGGCGCGATCGGCGAGATCGTGAACTCTTCCGGTCCGGGACTGTTCGCCGGTTATTACAACGACCCGGACGCGACCGCCGAGCGCATGCGCGGCGGCATCTACCACACGGGCGACCTGGCCTGGGTCGACGACGACGGGTACCTACACTTCGCCGGCCGCCTCGGTGACTGGCTGCGCGTCGACGGCGAGAACCTCGGTACCGGTCCCATCGAACGAATCCTGCTGCGGCATCCGCAGATCCGGCAGGTCGCGGTGCACGGGATACCGGTGGAGATCGGCGACGAGATCGAGGCGGTGGTCGTCGCGGACGGCGACCTCGATTCCGGTGAGTTCACCGAGTTCCTCTCCGCGCAGGACGATCTCGGCCCGAAACAGTGGCCGCATCGCGTGCGGATCGTCGACTCGCTTCCCGAGACCGCGACGTTCAAGACGGTGAAGCGCCTGCTCGCGGCGAATCCAGAGCCGCCGACCTGGCGGCGCGAAGGCCGCGCCTACTACCCGTAG
- a CDS encoding acyl-CoA dehydrogenase family protein — MDFSLPESGDDVRGLARDIATAVSTPERVADLESTGAPIDADLWQQLGSAGLLGLELSAELVGDAGGDLSVVENTLVATELGRVLARVPFGPHAVAALPVIAAHGSAGLRQRVLASGAAGGVVVSVAIEEDLGSPADSPTTTLSSDGSRLSGVKVNVPYAEAADLLLVNALGPDGVVVVAVPTDASGVRVTPTGATGLIPTAQVEFDAVPVDSDAVLTGVDVAGALWARATLACSAEQSGVVQRALELTAEYAREREQFGRAIGSFQAVAQRLADGYIDAQGLSLTTTQASWLLANSDNATEVHNAIATAKFWAAEAGHRVAHTTVHVHGGVGLDTSHPVHRYFLRAKHNEFAYGSATASVRAIGSELAATPA; from the coding sequence ATGGACTTCTCCCTCCCCGAATCCGGTGACGACGTCCGCGGCCTGGCCCGCGACATCGCCACCGCCGTCAGCACGCCCGAACGCGTCGCCGACCTCGAATCCACCGGCGCACCGATCGACGCCGACCTCTGGCAGCAACTCGGCAGCGCCGGTCTGCTGGGGCTCGAGTTGTCCGCGGAGCTCGTGGGCGATGCGGGTGGCGATCTGAGCGTCGTCGAGAACACGCTGGTCGCAACCGAACTCGGACGAGTGCTCGCGCGGGTTCCGTTCGGGCCGCACGCGGTCGCGGCGCTGCCGGTGATCGCAGCTCACGGGTCGGCGGGCCTCCGCCAGCGGGTGCTGGCTTCGGGGGCCGCGGGCGGCGTCGTCGTCTCGGTGGCCATCGAGGAGGACCTCGGTTCGCCCGCCGACTCCCCCACCACCACCCTCTCGTCCGACGGTTCGCGACTGTCCGGCGTCAAGGTCAATGTGCCCTACGCCGAGGCCGCCGATCTGTTGCTGGTCAATGCCCTCGGACCCGACGGCGTCGTGGTGGTCGCCGTTCCCACCGACGCGAGCGGCGTCCGGGTGACGCCCACGGGAGCGACCGGACTGATCCCCACCGCACAGGTCGAGTTCGACGCCGTGCCGGTCGATTCCGACGCCGTGCTGACAGGTGTCGACGTGGCCGGGGCCCTGTGGGCACGGGCCACGCTGGCCTGTAGCGCCGAGCAGTCGGGCGTCGTGCAGCGCGCACTCGAACTGACCGCCGAATACGCCCGTGAGCGCGAGCAGTTCGGCCGTGCGATCGGTTCGTTCCAGGCCGTCGCCCAGCGTCTGGCCGACGGATACATCGATGCCCAGGGCCTCTCGCTCACCACCACGCAGGCGTCCTGGCTGCTGGCGAACTCCGACAACGCCACCGAGGTCCACAACGCGATCGCCACCGCCAAGTTCTGGGCTGCCGAGGCGGGTCATCGGGTCGCGCACACGACGGTCCATGTCCATGGCGGCGTCGGTCTGGACACCAGCCATCCGGTCCATCGATACTTCCTGCGCGCCAAGCACAACGAGTTCGCCTACGGTTCCGCGACGGCGTCGGTGCGTGCGATCGGCTCCGAGTTGGCCGCCACCCCGGCGTGA